The region CCCATGAAGAAGACTGCCATCCTGGCCGCGTCCGCCCTGCTGACGCTCGCCGCGCCCGCCACCGCCCAGAACCTCAGCAACCTGCGCATCATGGCGCCCGCGAGCCCCGGCGGCGGCTGGGACCAGACCAGCCGCACCATCCAGACCGTGCTGCAGAACCAGGGCATCGCCAAGCCCGTGCAGGTGTTCAACGTGCCCGGCGCGGGCGGCACCATCGGCCTGGCGCAGCTGTACAACAGCAAGGGCGACAGCAACCTGCTGATGACCATGGGCCTCGTGATGGTCGGCGCGATCCAGACGAACTCCTCCAAGGTGGACCTCAGCCGCGTCACCCCGATCGCCCGCCTGACCGGCGAGTACGAGGTCATCGTGGTGCCCACCAGCAGCCCCTACAAGACCCTGGGTGACCTCGCGGCCGCCTGGAAGGCCAACCCCAGCCTGCCCTTCGCGGGCGGCAGCGCCGGCGGCACCGACCACATGCTCGTCGGGCTGTTCGCCAAGGCGGCGGGCGTGGACCCCCGCAAGATGAACTACGTGCCCTTCAGCGGCGGCGGCGAGACGCTCGCGGCGGTGCTGGGCAACCAGGTGACGGCCGCCGTCGCCGGGTACGGCGAGTTCGAGGCGCAGATCAAGGCCGGGAAACTCCGCGCGCTGGGCATCAGCGCCCCCAAGGCCCAGCCGGGCATTCCGGTCGCCACCATGAAGTCCCAGGGCTTCAACGTGGAACTCGCCAACTGGCGCGGCATCGTCGCCCCTCCCGGCCTGAGCAGCAGCGAGAAGGGCGCGCTGGTGGCCGCCATGGACAAGCTGCACGCCAGCAAGGAATGGAAGGACACCCTCAAGACCCGCAACTGGACGGACCTGTACATGAGCGGCAGCAAGTTCGACGTGTTCCTGAAGCTGGAAGCGACCCGCACCCGCGAGGTCCTCAAGGACATCGGGCTCGTCAAGTAAAGCCTGCGGCTGGTCGTGCCGGGCGGTGGCGAGTTTCCTTCGCGCCGCCCGGCCCCACGTTGCGTCCCCCCCCGTCTTTCCCTGCCCTGCGAGGTTCCGTGCATGTCTGATCCCGTCACCACCCCCATTCCCGCCGCGCGCCGCGGCCTGAGCGTGCCCGACCTGCTGGTCGCGCTGGGCGTCCTGATCGTCGGGGCCCTGCTTCTGATCGGCACGCTGAAGATTCCCTTCGGCATCAACGCGTACGTCGGCCCGCGCGTGTTCCCCATGATCGTGTCGGTCGGCACGCTGGCGCTGGGCGCACTGCTGCTCGTGGCGACCCTGCGCGGCTACCGCGCCGAACCCGCCGCCGAGGAGGACAGCGACCCGGACGCCCAGCCGGACCTGCGCCAGCCCGGGATCATCCTGGGCGGCTTCCTGCTGGGTTCGCTGATCCTGGTGCCGCTGGGCTTCGTGGTGGGCACGGCCGTGATGTACTTCAGCGTGGGCGTCGCGTTCGGTGAGCGCCGGGTGCCCCTGCTGGCGGGCGTCGCCCTGATCGTCGCGCTCGTCACGTACGTGGCGTTCACGCGCGGCCTGGGCCTGAGTCTCCCGGCGGGCATCCTGAAAGGGGTGCTGTGATGGAGGCCGTCACGTCCCTGCTTGCGGGCTTCGAGACCGCCCTGACCCCCCTGAACCTGCTGTGGGCCCTGATCGGCGTGACACTGGGCACCCTGGTGGGCGTGCTGCCCGGCATCGGCCCGGCCCTGACCGTGGCGCTGCTGCTGCCGGTCACGGCGCAACTGCCGCCCGTGAGTGCGTTCATCATGTTCGCCGGGATCTACTACGGCGGGATGTTCGGCGGCAGCACCACCAGCATCCTGCTGAACACCCCGGGCGAATCGAGCAGCATCATCACCGCCCTGGAAGGCAACAAGATGGCCCGCCGGGGCCGCGCCGCTGCCGCCCTGGCGACCGCCGCGATCGGGTCGTTCGTGGCGGGCACCATCGGCACGGCACTGCTGACCATAGCCGCCCCAGCCATCGCGGACGTGGCAGTCAAAATTCCTGCCAGCGCCACCTTCTCCATCACTGTTCTCGCCTTCGTGCTGATCAGCGCGACCTTCGGTTCTTCGCCACTCAGAGGCCTGATCAGTCTCTTCATCGGTCTGGCATTCGCCCTCATCGGCATCGACAGTCAGAGTGGTCAGGCCCGCTTCACACTGGGATTCCCTGAACTGTTGGACGGGATCGATTTCATTGTTCTGGTGATCGGCCTGTTCGCGGTGGGTGAGACCCTGTATGTGGCAAGTCGCCTGCGGAAAGACAAGGCCAGCGTGATCAAACTGGACGGAAACGCCAACATGAACCGCGAGGACTGGCGGCGCTCGTGGAAACCGTGGCTGCGCGGCACGGCGCTGGGCTTCCCGTTCGGCGCGATCCCGGCGGGCGGCGCGGAGATCCCCACCTTCCTGTCCTTCACGCTGGAGAAGAAGCTCAGCAAGCACCCCGAGGAGTTCGGCAAGGGCGCCATCGAGGGCGTGGCCGGGCCGGAAGCGGCGAACAACGCGTCCGCGGCGGGCGTGCTCGTACCGCTGCTGACCCTGGGTCTGCCCACCAGCGCCACCGCCGCGATCCTGCTCGGCGCGTTCCAGCAGTACGGGATTCAGCCGGGGCCGCTGCTGTTCGCCACGAATGGGGATCTGGTATGGGGTCTGATCGCCAGTCTGTTTATCGGCAATGTCATGCTGCTGGTGCTCAATCTGCCCTTAGCGCCTGTCTGGGCGAAGCTGCTGCTCGTGCCGCGCCCTTTCCTGTACGCTGGGATTCTGGTGTTCAGCACGGTGGGGGTGTACTCACTGAACAACAGCGTGTTCGACCTGGTGCTGCTGGCCATCGTCGGGGTGATCGGGTTCCTGATGCGGCGGTTTGACTTCCCCATCACGCCAGCGATCATCGGGGCGATTCTGGGACCAGTCGCCGAGAAACAGTTCAGAACTGCAGTGCAGAACAGCCAGGGGGATTTCACCGTCTTCTTCCAGCAGCCGCTGTCGGCGTTCATCCTGCTGATCGTGCTGGCGGCGCTGGTGGTGCCGCAGGTGCTCAAGTCCCGCGCGGCGCGGCAGGGTGCAACCAGCTGACCACCATCGGATCAGGAAGAGGTCGGGCCTTGACGCGCCCGACCTCTTGCTTTTGCTCAGCGTACGCCGCCCTCCAGCAGCAGCCAGAGGTGCCGCAGCAGTTCGTCCACGTCGTGGAAGGTGCGGGTGTCCTGCGGGCGGCCCTGGGGTTCCAGGTGCACGGTGGGGCGGGTGGCGGGGGTGGGCGGCTCGATGCGGATGATGTACGCGGTGGGGGGTTGTGGGGGGGGCACGCGGGGGGTCTCCTTGCGGGGCAGTCTGGCGTGGGGGGTGTTGCGCGGGCGTTGCGCGCGTACACTGGGGGCACTCATGAACACCGGGTCAGTGCTGATCCTGCGGACGCTGGGCGTGCCCCGCGTGACCGGTCCCGCCGGGCTGCTGGACGTGACGGGCAAGAGTCTGGCGCTCCTCATGTTCCTGGCGCTGGAGGGCGAGACGCCGCGCGAGGTGCTCGCCGACCTGCTGTGGTCGGATCAGGGGGGGGAGGCAGCGCGCCGGAACCTGCGGGTGCAACTGCACCGCCTCCGGGGCTCGGGGCTGGCGGAGTGGCTGGATGTCACGCCGGGGGCGGCGGCCCTGCGGGGTGAGGTGCAGGTGGACCTGCTCGCGCTGCGCGCGGCCCTGGCGGCGGGGGACGCGCCGGGCGCGGCGGCCCTGGTGGGAGGGCGGTTCCTGGATCACCTGAGCGTGCCGGGCGCGGCGGAGTTCGGCGCGTGGCAGGAGCGGGTGGCGGGGCAGGCGCTGGACGAGCAGCTGCGGGCGCTGGACGCGCTGGCGGCGCACGAGGCGGCGCGGGGGGCGTGGCCGGGCGTGCTGGCGGCGCACGCGCGGGCGCTGGGTCTGGAGCCGCTGCGCGAGCGGAGCGTGCGCGCGCAGATGGAGACCCTGGCGGCGCTGGGGCAGCGGGAGGAGGCGCTGGACGCGTACCGGGCGCTGTGCCGCCGCCTGCGCGAGGAACTCGGCGCGCAGGCCCAGCCGCTGCCCGCCACGCGCCTGCTTGCCCAGACACTGGCGCAGGACCCGGGGCCGTCCGCAGGTGGGCCGCCCGGGCCGCTCGTGGGCCGCGCGGCGGAGGTCGCGGCGCTGCGGGCGGCGCGGACGATGCTGGTGCTGGGCGAGGCGGGCATCGGGAAGTCGCGGCTGTTGCGCGGGGCGGCGGGGGACTCGCTGGTGCTGCGCGGCGCGCCGGAACTCACGCCGCTGCCGTTCGGGGCGCTGCTGGACGCCTTCCGGGCGCAGCCGTCGCTGGCGTGGTGCCCGGAATCGCTGCGCCCGGCGCTCGTGGCGGCGCTGGGGGCGCCGGGCGGGGCGGGCCTGCCGGACCGGGGGTCGACGCTGGACGTGCTGGCGCAGGCGCTGCTGGCCCTGGCGGGGGGTCGCCCCGTGATCGCCGAGGATCTGCACTGGCTGGACGCCGGGTCGCTGGAGGCGGCGTTCCTGGCGCTGCACCGGGGCGCGCGGCACCTGTGGCTCTCGGCCCGCCCGGAGGAACTGGCGGGCCGGACGGACGTGCTGGAGGTCCTGGCGCGGGTGAACCCGCCGCGTCTGACCCTTCAGGAACTGCCGCTGGAGGGGGTGGCGGAGCTGATCACGCGGCTGGCCGGTAGCGAGGCGCCGCTGTTCAGCGCGCGGCTGTTCGCGGCGACGGCCGGGCACCCGCTGTTCCTGATGGAGACCCTGCGGGACCTGCGCGAGCGGGGCGTGCTGTCCGAGCGGGGTGGGCGCTGGCACACGCCGTTCGATGCGTTCACGGTGGATTACGCCGAGGTGCCAGTGCCGCCGTCGGTGACGCAGGCGATCCGGGGGCGCGTGGAGCGCCTGGGGCGCGTGACGCGGCAGCTGCTGCAGGCCGGGGCGCTGTGGGGCGAGGCGTTCCCGCCCGCGCTGGTGGCGGGGTGTGTGGGCGTGCCGGTCGGGGAGGCGCTGGACGAGCTGGAGCGGGCGCAGGAGGCGCGGCTGGTCACCCCGGACGGCGCGGGCTTCCGGTTCGGGCATGACCTGCACCGCCGGGCGCTGCTGGACGGCCTGAGTGGCGCGCGCCGGGCGCACCTGCACGCGGGGCTGGCGGCGCTGGCCCCGCCGGGCACTCCGGCGGGCACGGTGGCGCGGCACTTCGAGCGGGGCGGCGAGCTGAATCGGGCGTGGCCGCTGTGGGTGCAGGCGGCGCGGGAGGCCGAGGGGCTGTTCGCGCATGCGGACGCCTTCGCGCTGTACGGGCGGGCGCTGGCGTGCGGCGCTCCGCCGCGTGAGGCGTTCGCGGTGCGGGTGGCCCGCAGTGAACTGTGCCGTCACCTGGACGACGAACCGCGGCGCGAGGCGGAACTGGCCGCGCTGACACAGCTGGCGGCCGGGCTGGACGACGCGGGGTGCTGGGCGGATCTCGCCGCGCGCCGCGCGAAGTGGCATACGGAACGGGACGAGTACGCCCTGGCGGTCGCGGAGGTGCGGGCCGCCCTGGCGCGTTTCGGCGGGGCGCTGGATGACGATGTCCGCTCGGCGCTGCTGCTGGAGGGCGGCGCG is a window of Deinococcus grandis DNA encoding:
- a CDS encoding Bug family tripartite tricarboxylate transporter substrate binding protein, translating into MKKTAILAASALLTLAAPATAQNLSNLRIMAPASPGGGWDQTSRTIQTVLQNQGIAKPVQVFNVPGAGGTIGLAQLYNSKGDSNLLMTMGLVMVGAIQTNSSKVDLSRVTPIARLTGEYEVIVVPTSSPYKTLGDLAAAWKANPSLPFAGGSAGGTDHMLVGLFAKAAGVDPRKMNYVPFSGGGETLAAVLGNQVTAAVAGYGEFEAQIKAGKLRALGISAPKAQPGIPVATMKSQGFNVELANWRGIVAPPGLSSSEKGALVAAMDKLHASKEWKDTLKTRNWTDLYMSGSKFDVFLKLEATRTREVLKDIGLVK
- a CDS encoding tripartite tricarboxylate transporter TctB family protein; this translates as MSDPVTTPIPAARRGLSVPDLLVALGVLIVGALLLIGTLKIPFGINAYVGPRVFPMIVSVGTLALGALLLVATLRGYRAEPAAEEDSDPDAQPDLRQPGIILGGFLLGSLILVPLGFVVGTAVMYFSVGVAFGERRVPLLAGVALIVALVTYVAFTRGLGLSLPAGILKGVL
- a CDS encoding tripartite tricarboxylate transporter permease yields the protein MEAVTSLLAGFETALTPLNLLWALIGVTLGTLVGVLPGIGPALTVALLLPVTAQLPPVSAFIMFAGIYYGGMFGGSTTSILLNTPGESSSIITALEGNKMARRGRAAAALATAAIGSFVAGTIGTALLTIAAPAIADVAVKIPASATFSITVLAFVLISATFGSSPLRGLISLFIGLAFALIGIDSQSGQARFTLGFPELLDGIDFIVLVIGLFAVGETLYVASRLRKDKASVIKLDGNANMNREDWRRSWKPWLRGTALGFPFGAIPAGGAEIPTFLSFTLEKKLSKHPEEFGKGAIEGVAGPEAANNASAAGVLVPLLTLGLPTSATAAILLGAFQQYGIQPGPLLFATNGDLVWGLIASLFIGNVMLLVLNLPLAPVWAKLLLVPRPFLYAGILVFSTVGVYSLNNSVFDLVLLAIVGVIGFLMRRFDFPITPAIIGAILGPVAEKQFRTAVQNSQGDFTVFFQQPLSAFILLIVLAALVVPQVLKSRAARQGATS
- a CDS encoding ATP-binding protein, which translates into the protein MNTGSVLILRTLGVPRVTGPAGLLDVTGKSLALLMFLALEGETPREVLADLLWSDQGGEAARRNLRVQLHRLRGSGLAEWLDVTPGAAALRGEVQVDLLALRAALAAGDAPGAAALVGGRFLDHLSVPGAAEFGAWQERVAGQALDEQLRALDALAAHEAARGAWPGVLAAHARALGLEPLRERSVRAQMETLAALGQREEALDAYRALCRRLREELGAQAQPLPATRLLAQTLAQDPGPSAGGPPGPLVGRAAEVAALRAARTMLVLGEAGIGKSRLLRGAAGDSLVLRGAPELTPLPFGALLDAFRAQPSLAWCPESLRPALVAALGAPGGAGLPDRGSTLDVLAQALLALAGGRPVIAEDLHWLDAGSLEAAFLALHRGARHLWLSARPEELAGRTDVLEVLARVNPPRLTLQELPLEGVAELITRLAGSEAPLFSARLFAATAGHPLFLMETLRDLRERGVLSERGGRWHTPFDAFTVDYAEVPVPPSVTQAIRGRVERLGRVTRQLLQAGALWGEAFPPALVAGCVGVPVGEALDELERAQEARLVTPDGAGFRFGHDLHRRALLDGLSGARRAHLHAGLAALAPPGTPAGTVARHFERGGELNRAWPLWVQAAREAEGLFAHADAFALYGRALACGAPPREAFAVRVARSELCRHLDDEPRREAELAALTQLAAGLDDAGCWADLAARRAKWHTERDEYALAVAEVRAALARFGGALDDDVRSALLLEGGAALACLEDWPASAGWLQEALTLTRERLPVRASNVLYWLGYGAYRSGEFAQAERAYRQSMEVLPPGTLSRGRVLSLWKVGACLRRLGQFCEAAQALREADDSARTLNAGSLRGLIVAEQAALAFDQGEWEVASALAAEAQTLLTPGGEEGWDVLRPLLAALAAGPVSAPG